CTCACTTCTTCTTGTGGTTCAGGACGCCCTCGGCGACCTCACGCATCGACTTGCGCATGTCCATGGCCGTCTTCTGGATCCAGCGGAACGCCTCAGGCTCGGTGAGGCCGAGGTCCTGCTGCAGGAATCCCTTGGCCTGATCGATGATCTTGCGGCTCTCGAAGCGCTCCTCGAGCGAGGTGAGCTCATCCTCGATGGCCGTGATCTCCGCGAACCGCCCCATGGCGATCTCGATGGCCGGGACCACGTCGGAGGCGCCGAACGGCTTCACGACATAGGCCATGGCACCGGCGTCGCGGGCCCGCTCGACGAGGTCACGCTGGCTGAACGCGGTGAGCATGACGATGGGGGCGATGCGCTCCTCGGCGATCTGCTCCGCGGCGGTGATGCCGTCCATCTTCGGCATCTTCACGTCCATGATGACCAGATCGGGCTCGAGTTCGCGGGCCAGACGGACCGCTTCCTCGCCGTCGCCCACCTCGGCGATAACGTCGTAACCCTCCTCGGTGAGGAGTTCCACCAGGTCGAGGCGGATCAGCGCCTCGTCCTCGGCCACAAGTACAGTCGGCTTCTTCTTCATATCTTCTTGGAACTCTTCCCTCGCCCGCACGGCGAGCATTAGTTGGTCATACCGAAGGAGATACTACCGAGACTGCGACGGGGATGCCCACTCAGCGGCCAACTCCGGCCTGTGGCTAGAATATGCCTGCCCACCAACGCCCGGGTGGCGGAATGGTATACGCGGACGGCTCAAACCCGTCTGGCCGCAAGGCCTTAGGGGTTCGACTCCCCTCCCGGGCACCGGCGCAGGTCGTCGGGCAGACGACAAAAGAGGCGGGTCCCCGATCGGGGGCCCGCCTCTTTCACGCCTGGACGGCTCAGCCTTCGCCGAGCTCCTTGACCTTGTGGACGCGCAGGTTGTTCGTCTTTCCGGGCACACCCATCGGGGAGCCGGAGACGATGACGATGCGCTCGCCCACCTCGATCTGGCCGCGGCTACGCAGATCGCGGTCGACCGCCTCGACCATCTCCTCCTGCGAGGAGAACTCCGGCGTGATGAGCGTGTTGACGCCCCACGACAGGGTCATGGTCTGCCGGGTCGACTTCTCCGGGGAGAAGACGAGCATCGGGATGGGGGAACGCAGACGCGCAAGACGGCGGCCGGTGTCGCCCGACTTGGTGAAGGCGACCAGGTAGCGGGCCCCTATGCGCTCGGCCACCTCGGCGGCGGCCTTCGCCAGGATGCCACCGGTGGTGTGCGGATCCCAGTCGATGATGTGGATCTCCTCGTGGCCCTCGTGCTCCGTCTTCTCGACGATGCGGGCCATGGTGGAGACGGTCTCGACCGGGAAGTCACCGACGGACGTCTCGCCCGAGAGCATGACCGCGTCGGCACCGTCGAGGATCGCGTTGGC
The DNA window shown above is from Tessaracoccus defluvii and carries:
- a CDS encoding ANTAR domain-containing response regulator — protein: MKKKPTVLVAEDEALIRLDLVELLTEEGYDVIAEVGDGEEAVRLARELEPDLVIMDVKMPKMDGITAAEQIAEERIAPIVMLTAFSQRDLVERARDAGAMAYVVKPFGASDVVPAIEIAMGRFAEITAIEDELTSLEERFESRKIIDQAKGFLQQDLGLTEPEAFRWIQKTAMDMRKSMREVAEGVLNHKKK